Proteins from a single region of Canis aureus isolate CA01 chromosome 26, VMU_Caureus_v.1.0, whole genome shotgun sequence:
- the C26H20orf96 gene encoding uncharacterized protein C20orf96 homolog isoform X2 translates to MMEVLSRPNSFQTQPPWDSLHSLQLPDSGLYSKPTMLMTSQLRNPQEKHRGKLDSEKAQAKIQLMRTLLRNRRTSLQELRSHEVFLTKLNWELIKSIQDMEESSAQKVRAMLQQQDSLATVIDILEYLNKKKLQKLRCELKEWEEKEESKMKHLAQQVEQLNAKIENTYKEVNFLSTYMDHEYPIKSVQIANLTRQLQQIKDSQQDELDELNEMRRMVLEYLSNQIQKKKKKLLKALVVKSQQPHQEALLKKTRDSQYMLKCTDKFREFIHQFEEEIPILKAQVEQLQVQVQEPREIIFADVLLRRPKCTPDMDVILNIPVEELLPF, encoded by the exons GGTTGTATTCCAAGCCCACCATGTTGATGACAAGCCAGCTGAGGAATCCACAAGAAAAGCACAGAGGGAAGTTGGACTCTGAGAAGGCACAGGCTAAAATTCAGCTAATGAGG ACGTTGCTCAGGAACCGGCGAACCTCACTCCAGGAGCTCCGCAGCCATGAGGTCTTCCTCACCAAGCTCAACTGGGAGCTGATCAAGTCCATCCAGGACATGGAGGAGAGCTCGGCCCAGAAAGTGCGCGCGATGCTGCAGCAGCAGGACAGCCTTGCG ACTGTCATCGACATCTTGGAGTACTTGAACAAGAAGAAGCTGCAGAAGCTCAGGTGTGAACTTAAGgagtgggaagagaaggaggagtcCAAGATGAAGC ACCTGGCGCAGCAGGTGGAACAGCTGAACGCCAAGATTGAGAACACCTACAAGGAGGTGAACTTCCTGAGCACGTACATGGACCACGAGTATCCTATCAAGTCGGTCCAGATTGCCAACCTTACGCGCCAGTTGCAGCAGATAAAGGACAGCCAGCAG GATGAGCTGGATGAACTTAATGAGATGCGCAGAATGGTCCTGGAGTATTTGTCTAATCAGattcagaagaagaagaaaaaactccTGAAAGCTCTGGTGGTA AAAAGCCAGCAGCCCCACCAGGAGGCTCTTCTGAAGAAGACTCGGGACAGCCAGTACATGCTCAAGTGCACGGACAAGTTCAGAGAA TTTATCCACCAGTTTGAGGAGGAGATACCCATATTGAAGGCCCAGGTGGAGCAGCTCCAGGTCCAAGTCCAGGAGCCCCGAGAGATCATATTTGCGGATGTTCTGCTTCGGAGACCCAA GTGCACCCCAGACATGGATGTCATCCTCAACATCCCAgtggaagagctgctgcccttcTAG